Proteins from a single region of Pseudomonas fulva:
- the tssJ gene encoding type VI secretion system lipoprotein TssJ encodes MFCRSNALIKTLAVLGAVVALAACSTLSPYSHVTKLNLTLTASDQLNPDLNGRPSPIVVRLYELKHPVAFENADFFSLYERAKESLAPDMVATEELELRPGQTVDLKLSVQEGSRYVGVVAAYRDLPEARWRYTVQVAPLQITDADLTLDQNGIRNTHASIAKAGN; translated from the coding sequence ATGTTTTGTCGTTCGAACGCTTTAATCAAAACCTTGGCAGTGTTGGGCGCTGTCGTCGCACTGGCCGCCTGCTCGACACTGTCGCCGTACTCGCATGTCACCAAGCTCAACCTGACGCTGACGGCAAGTGACCAACTCAATCCCGACCTGAATGGGCGTCCGTCGCCAATCGTCGTGCGTCTGTATGAGCTCAAGCACCCGGTCGCCTTTGAGAACGCGGACTTCTTCAGCCTCTACGAACGTGCCAAGGAGTCCCTGGCGCCAGACATGGTGGCCACCGAGGAGCTCGAGCTGCGCCCAGGGCAAACAGTCGATCTCAAGCTCAGTGTCCAGGAGGGAAGTCGTTATGTCGGTGTAGTGGCGGCCTACCGGGATCTACCCGAGGCACGGTGGCGCTATACGGTGCAGGTCGCTCCGTTGCAGATTACCGATGCCGATCTGACCCTCGATCAGAATGGCATTCGCAACACCCATGCATCGATTGCCAAGGCAGGTAACTGA